A genomic region of Hypomesus transpacificus isolate Combined female chromosome 19, fHypTra1, whole genome shotgun sequence contains the following coding sequences:
- the sall1a gene encoding sal-like protein 1a: MSRRKQAKPQHFQSDPHLALSEHNGDTEPCSEDPPCKESDAHVCSRCCAEFFELSDLEQHQKNCTKNQLVLIVNENPASPSGTFSPGSPPNNPDEQMNDTINNTDQAECSDLLEQNTLDKEESMDVDVSGITNGHEDGNSHVEGGSPINTGRGSSGPTMGTSAISAPLPQLGNLTELGNFSMINSNVIIENLQSTKVAVAQFSQETRPSGPAGPRVAVPALMEQLLALQQQQIHQLQLIEQIRHQILLLASQSPEMQVPPSSTPGKLGPSASPLTTLSSHLSQQLAAAAGLAQSLASQSASISSLKQLAAAAQLPQPNPSSSESSQSISTLGPSAVNAQSSDKRPGHTGTLHSQFTNSSLAKSSTPAFGIGSLLNSATNPLLPQPPTGNPPFSNTLPSVGTTVEDLNSLAALAQRKGKAPNVTSFETKSNSEEAFFKHKCRFCAKVFGSDSALQIHLRSHTGERPYKCNICGNRFSTRGNLKVHFQRHKEKYPHIQMNPYPVPEHLDNIPTSTGIPYGMSMPPEKPVTSWLDSKPVLSTLPSSVGMLLPPTMPNLPSFIKKEDHSVAITSPPSSAKSDSGTAELSMKINNGVSEEGEGATLPTSNGKTEEGSHSLSFLKHVSSASDSNAEYTTSNSPPMMTNPLMPLMSEQFRAKFPFGGLLDPLQGSETSKLQQLVENIDRKVTDPNECVICHRILSCQSALKMHYRTHTGERPFKCKVCGRAFTTKGNLKTHYSVHRAMPPLRVQHSCPICQKKFTNAVVLQQHIRMHMGGQIPNTPLPDSYPESMGSDTGSFDERNFDDLDNFSDDDDMEGMEGLEDGPDSSVPDTPRSADAHQDSLGNSPTPHDTYGQDGQENNTQQNSQMNAHQRLMEELHASRMKAMGNGLMEGDCFTNDDSSMGGDNESQSVGSPAVSESTSSMQAPSPNSGQPHQRKSPSLDERNHRAMSLEQISANLMHSHPSSIGALDLTSVNPSKDPLGMLFPFRERSTFKNTACDICGKTFACQSALDIHYRSHTKERPFICTACNRGFSTKGNLKQHMLTHQMRDLPSQLFEPSNTSLSSSPTPSLLSMGSLSSMIKSEVNGFLHGLHQDCKDSMPPGLVTSSASTSPVLSAAPPRRTPKQHYCNTCGKTFSSSSALQIHERTHTGEKPFACTICGRAFTTKGNLKVHMGTHMWNSAPARRGRRLSVDGPMAFLGTNPIKFPEIFQKDMASRAGNGDPSSFWNQYAAAFSNGLAMKTNEISVIQNGGLPSLSGSLGNGGSSPVGGLTGSLDRMHSTEPNAALAGLEKMANTENGTHFRFTRFMEDNKEIATN, encoded by the exons ATGTCGCGGAGGAAACAAGCGAAGCCGCAACATTTCCAATCGGACCCTCATCTGGCCTTATCCGAACACAATG GGGACACAGAGCCGTGCTCAGAAGACCCCCCCTGTAAGGAGTCAGATGCCCATGTCTGTAGCAGATGTTGCGCTGAGTTCTTTGAACTATCAGATCTTGAACAACACCAGAAGAATTGCACTAAGAATCAATTAGTTCTGATAGTGAATGAAAATCCCGCCTCTCCCTCCGGAACCTTCTCGCCTGGCTCCCCTCCCAATAATCCTGATGAGCAGATGAATGATACGATTAATAACACTGATCAAGCTGAGTGCAGCGACCTTTTGGAGCAAAACACTCTCGACAAAGAAGAATCTATGGACGTGGACGTATCTGGGATCACCAATGGTCATGAAGATGGAAACAGTCATGTGGAGGGTGGCAGTCCTATAAACACAGGCAGGGGAAGCTCTGGACCCACAATGGGCACTTCTGCCATCTCTGCCCCTCTACCTCAGCTTGGAAACCTAACTGAACTGGGAAACTTCTCCATGATCAACAGCAACGTCATCATTGAAAACTTGCAGAGCACCAAAGTGGCTGTGGCTCAGTTTTCCCAGGAGACGCGCCCATCTGGACCAGCAGGACCGAGGGTGGCTGTGCCAGCCCTGATGGAGCAGCTCCTGGCcctccaacaacaacagatcCACCAACTGCAGCTCATTGAACAGATCCGCCACCAGATATTGCTCCTGGCTTCTCAGTCCCCAGAAATGCAGGTGCCCCCCAGCTCTACTCCAGGCAAGTTGGGACCCTCTGCCAGCCCACTGACCACACTAAGCTCCCATCTCTCCCAGCAGCTGGCTGCAGCCGCAGGCCTAGCACAGAGCCTCgctagtcagtcagccagcatcAGCAGCCTGAAGCAGCTGGCTGCAGCGGCGCAGCTACCTCAGCCCAACCCCAGCAGCAGTGAATCATCTCAGAGCATTAGCACACTGGGGCCGTCAGCAGTCAATGCCCAGTCATCTGACAAGAGGCCAGGCCACACGGGCACCCTCCACTCTCAATTCACCAACTCTTCACTAGCTAAGTCATCCACACCAGCCTTTGGGATAGGTAGCCTGTTGAACTCTGCAACAAATCCACTTCTACCTCAGCCCCCAACTGGCAACCCACCATTCTCCAATACTCTGCCCAGTGTTGGTACCACAGTGGAGGACCTTAACTCTCTAGCTGCCCTCGCCCAGAGGAAAGGCAAGGCCCCAAATGTCACTTCATTTGAAACCAAGAGCAACTCAGAGGAGGCTTTCTTCAAGCATAAGTGCAGGTTTTGTGCCAAGGTGTTTGGGAGTGACAGTGCCTTGCAGATCCACCTGCGTTCTCACACTGGTGAGAGGCCGTATAAGTGTAACATCTGTGGGAACCGCTTCTCCACCCGTGGCAACCTAAAGGTCCATTTCCAACGTCATAAAGAGAAGTATCCACACATTCAGATGAATCCATACCCTGTTCCAGAGCATTTAGATAATATTCCGACCAGCACTGGCATTCCATATGGCATGTCAATGCCACCTGAGAAACCTGTCACCAGCTGGCTAGACAGCAAACCGGTACTTTCCACTCTGCCGTCGTCAGTAGGCATGCTCCTCCCACCCACCATGCCCAACCTGCCGTCTTTCATCAAAAAAGAGGATCATTCTGTAGCTATAACCAGCCCCCCAAGCTCAGCTAAGAGTGACTCAGGTACCGCCGAGCTGTCAATGAAGATCAACAATGGCGTGTCTGAAGAAGGTGAAGGAGCAACCCTGCCTACCTCAAACGGGAAAACTGAAGAGGGCAGCCACTCCTTGAGCTTTTTGAAACATGTGAGCTCTGCCTCTGACAGCAATGCTGAGTATACAACATCTAACAGCCCTCCCATGATGACCAATCCTCTCATGCCCCTCATGTCCGAGCAGTTTAGGGCTAAGTTCCCCTTTGGGGGCCTCCTAGATCCCCTCCAGGGCTCAGAGACCTCCAAGCTGCAGCAGCTCGTGGAAAACATTGACAGGAAAGTGACAGACCCAAACGAATGTGTCATCTGTCACCGAATACTCAGCTGCCAGAGCGCTCTAAAAATGCATTACCGCACTCACACTGGAGAGAGGCCTTTCAAATGCAAAGTGTGTGGTCGAGCTTTCACCACGAAGGGAAACCTCAAGACTCACTACAGCGTCCACCGGGCCATGCCGCCACTTAGGGTCCAGCACTCTTGTCCCATCTGCCAGAAAAAGTTCACCAATGCGGTGGTTCTTCAGCAACACATCCGAATGCACATGGGTGGACAGATCCCCAACACCCCACTGCCGGACAGCTACCCTGAGTCCATGGGCTCTGACACAGGGTCATTCGATGAGAGAAACTTTGATGACCTGGACAATTTTTCTGACGACGACGAcatggaagggatggaggggttgGAGGACGGCCCAGATAGCAGCGTTCCAGACACCCCCAGATCGGCTGACGCCCATCAGGATAGTCTCGGTAACTCTCCCACACCACATGACACATATGGCCAGGATGGACAGGAGAACAACACCCAACAAAACTCCCAAATGAATGCCCATCAACGGCTGATGGAGGAGCTCCATGCCAGTAGAATGAAGGCCATGGGGAATGGCTTGATGGAAGGGGATTGCTTCACCAACGATGACTCTTCCATGGGCGGGGACAACGAGAGCCAAAGTGTTGGAAGTCCAGCTGTTTCTGAATCTACCTCTTCCATGCAGGCACCATCTCCCAACAGCGGGCAGCCACATCAGCGAAAATCCCCCAGCTTAGATGAGAGAAACCATAGGGCCATGTCCCTGGAGCAGATCAGTGCGAACCTCATGCACTCGCACCCCTCCAGCATCGGAGCGCTGGATCTGACATCGGTCAACCCTTCTAAGGATCCCCTGGGCATGCTGTTCCCCTTCCGTGAgcgcagcaccttcaaaaacacgGCCTGTGACATCTGTGGGAAGACGTTTGCTTGTCAGAGTGCCTTGGACATTCACTACCGAAGCCATACCAAAGAGAGACCGTTCATTTGCACAGCCTGTAACCGGGGCTTCTCCACCAAGGGAAACCTCAAGCAACACATGCTCACCCACCAGATGAGAGACCTACCCTCCCAGCTCTTTGAGCCATCGAACACCAGCctgtcctccagccccaccccctctctgctctccatgGGCTCCTTGTCCTCCATGATAAAGTCAGAGGTCAACGGCTTTCTCCATGGCCTCCACCAAGATTGTAAGGACAGCATGCCTCCTGGCTTGGTCACATCTTCGGCCTCTACATCTCCTGTGCTCTCAGCTGCCCCACCTCGTAGGACACCCAAGCAGCACTACTGCAACACCTGTGGGAAGacgttctcctcctccagtgcaTTGCAGATCCATGAGAGgacccacactggagaaaagcctTTTGCTTGTACCATCTGTGGCCGAGCTTTCACCACCAAAGGAAATCTCAAG gttCACATGGGCACACACATGTGGAACAGCGCCCCTGCCAGACGTGGCCGCAGGCTCTCTGTCGACGGCCCCATGGCCTTCCTGGGCACCAATCCCATCAAATTCCCTGAAATCTTCCAGAAGGACATGGCGTCGAGGGCAGGAAACGGAGACCCATCCAGTTTCTGGAACCAGTACGCAGCAGCCTTCTCCAACGGCCTGGCAATGAAGACCAATGAGATCTCTGTCATACAGAATGGAGGCCTCCCTTCCCTGTCTGGCAGTCTGGGGAACGGCGGCAGCTCGCCTGTGGGAGGCCTCACAGGCAGCCTGGACAGGATGCACAGTACAGAACCCAATGCCGCTCTGGCTGGCCTGGAGAAAATGGCCAACACAGAGAATGGGACCCACTTCCGATTCACACGTTTTATGGAGGACAACAAAGAGATTGCTACCAACTAG